The following coding sequences lie in one Palaemon carinicauda isolate YSFRI2023 chromosome 7, ASM3689809v2, whole genome shotgun sequence genomic window:
- the LOC137644506 gene encoding uncharacterized protein, giving the protein MTQPQRGRGGSGQASLNLVPIPRPGKWGELAAGKGSGHENIAKTKMASADCEIRINATAFPVGDALGPRLIPPKIRQGLPSHRRAGLKRQPQREISEKRMRVATLNVGTMNGKGRELVDLKGRRKIGVLCVQGNKERELGEGCKFHYSEANMKGRNGVGLILSKDLKESLIGVNRKNDIIMSIKLGLGATIVNVVCAYAQQT; this is encoded by the coding sequence ATGACCCAGCCACAGAGGGGAAGGGGGGGAAgcgggcaagccagcctcaacttagtGCCGATCCCTAGACCGGGTAAATGGGGAGAGTTGGCAGCAGGAAAGGGATCTGGCCATGAAAACATAGCCAAAACCAAGATGGCCAGTgcagattgtgagattagaattaatgctactGCGTTCCCCgtaggcgacgcgttgggacctcggcTGATACCTCCGAAAattcggcaagggctacccagtcataggcgggctgggttaaagaggcaaccTCAGAGGGAAATATCTGAGAAGAGGATGAGAGTAGctactctgaatgtggggacaatgaatggaaaagggcgagagctggttgacctcaaggggagaaggaagattggagtgctgtgtgtgcagggaaataaggaaagagaactaggcgaaggttgtaaatttcaTTACAGTGAAGCAAATAtgaaaggaagaaatggtgtaggattaatattatcgaaagatttgaaggaaagtttgattggagtgaataggaaaaatgacataATTATGAGCATAAAGCTGGGActaggagcaacaatagtcaatgttgTGTGTGCCTATGCCCAGCAGACTTGA